The Pseudomonas protegens genome contains the following window.
GGTTGCGGCATCGGCTGGCAGCAATGGCCGGCCTTGAGCTCGGACTACCACACCGGGGTCGGCCAGCAACAGCGCATCACCCTGGCGGACGGCTCGCGGGTCACCCTCAACAGTGGCAGCGCGCTGTCGGTGGCTTATTCGGCGCACGAGCGCCGGGTGATCCTGCGCGCCGGCGAGGCGTTGTTCGAACCACTGGCCGACCCGCAGCGGCCGTTCGTGGTCCAGGCCCAGGCCCAGCAACTGCAAAGCGCCGCCAGTGCCTTCAGCGTGCGTCGTGACAAGGACCAACTGACGGTGGTGGTGCGCGAGGGCCAGGTGCAGTTCAGTGGCGACCACGCACCGGTGCTGCTCCAGGCCGACCAGCGCCTGCAGTACCAGCCCGGCCAGCCGCTGCTGGCCCAGCAGAGCGTGGACGCCGCCAGCCTGACCGCCTGGCAGCGCGGCAAGCTGATCTTCAACGGCCGCCCGCTGGGCGAGGTGATCGCCGAGCTGGAGCGCTATCAGCACGGGCGCATCCTGATTTCCGACGGCCAGTTGGCGGCCCTGGCGATCAGCGGGGTGTTCGACCTGCACGACCCGCAAGGCTCGCTCAAGGCCTTGCAGCAGCGCTATCCGCTGCAAGTGACCTACTTGCCCTGGTTGGCGCTTTTGCACTGA
Protein-coding sequences here:
- a CDS encoding FecR family protein, with the translated sequence MNNSLPPVADAMTDHRENLEDAAIDWLVLLHSGHATPAQRMAFQQWRQRSPAHAAAAAEAQQLWGDLGHTETARAHQAPPAVGRRPRRFWPALAASLLLAVGCGIGWQQWPALSSDYHTGVGQQQRITLADGSRVTLNSGSALSVAYSAHERRVILRAGEALFEPLADPQRPFVVQAQAQQLQSAASAFSVRRDKDQLTVVVREGQVQFSGDHAPVLLQADQRLQYQPGQPLLAQQSVDAASLTAWQRGKLIFNGRPLGEVIAELERYQHGRILISDGQLAALAISGVFDLHDPQGSLKALQQRYPLQVTYLPWLALLH